One stretch of Chryseobacterium fluminis DNA includes these proteins:
- the pckA gene encoding phosphoenolpyruvate carboxykinase (ATP): protein MKHAKIIQDLEKLGIKGNYEIVYNPSYEELYQDEVSPENQGFEKAELTESGAVSVKTGIFTGRSPKDRYIVQDDVTRETIFWDGKVNLPTTAEIFQSCKDLVLDQLSASKKIYVVDAFCGTNTDTRLKVRFIVEVAWQAHFVTNMFIRPSHYELENFGEPDFTVINGSKTTNPNWEAQELHSENFIMFNLTEKLQIIGGTWYGGEMKKGMFAMMNYYLPLKGMASMHCSANVGEEGDVALFFGLSGTGKTTLSADPKRYLIGDDEHGWDNNGVFNYEGGCYAKVIDLSEEKEPDIFRAIKRDALLENVVVNNGVADYTDGSITENTRVSYPIYHINKIVLPSKAGHAKKIVYLSADAFGVLPPVSVLDENQAQYHFLCGYTSKLAGTERGITEPQPSFSPAFGEAFLTLHPTMYSKTLIGKMKEHGAKAYLVNTGWNGTGKRISLKDTRAIIDSIIDGSIENAPKTRIPIMNLEVPTELPNVSEGILDPRDSYSNVAEWEEKAKDLAAKYITNFEQYCNTEEGKKLIASGPQLQEQTTN from the coding sequence ATGAAACACGCTAAAATCATCCAGGATTTAGAAAAATTAGGGATTAAAGGAAATTACGAAATCGTTTACAATCCTTCTTACGAAGAATTGTATCAAGATGAAGTTTCTCCTGAAAATCAGGGCTTTGAAAAAGCTGAGCTTACGGAATCTGGTGCAGTATCAGTAAAAACAGGAATTTTCACAGGTCGTTCTCCTAAAGACAGGTATATCGTTCAGGATGATGTTACAAGAGAAACCATCTTCTGGGACGGTAAAGTAAATTTGCCTACTACAGCGGAAATTTTCCAGTCTTGTAAAGATTTAGTGCTGGACCAGCTTTCTGCCTCAAAGAAAATCTATGTCGTTGATGCTTTTTGTGGAACCAATACGGACACAAGACTTAAAGTGCGTTTCATTGTTGAGGTAGCATGGCAGGCGCATTTCGTTACCAATATGTTCATCCGTCCTTCTCACTACGAGCTTGAAAACTTCGGGGAACCGGACTTTACCGTGATCAATGGTTCTAAAACGACCAACCCGAACTGGGAAGCGCAGGAATTGCATTCTGAAAACTTTATCATGTTCAATCTTACGGAGAAACTTCAGATCATCGGAGGAACCTGGTATGGTGGGGAGATGAAAAAAGGAATGTTTGCCATGATGAATTATTATCTGCCTTTAAAAGGGATGGCTTCCATGCACTGTTCTGCCAACGTAGGTGAAGAAGGTGATGTTGCGCTTTTCTTCGGCCTTTCAGGTACAGGAAAAACAACTTTATCTGCAGATCCCAAAAGATATCTGATCGGCGATGACGAGCATGGATGGGATAACAATGGAGTATTCAATTACGAAGGAGGCTGTTATGCCAAAGTAATTGATCTTTCTGAGGAAAAAGAACCGGATATTTTCAGAGCCATCAAGAGAGATGCCCTTCTTGAAAATGTCGTGGTGAATAACGGGGTTGCCGACTATACGGATGGGTCAATCACAGAAAATACGAGAGTATCTTATCCGATCTATCATATTAATAAAATTGTTCTGCCTTCAAAAGCAGGACATGCCAAAAAAATTGTTTATCTGTCTGCGGATGCATTCGGAGTACTGCCTCCGGTTTCTGTTCTGGACGAAAACCAGGCTCAATATCATTTCCTGTGTGGATATACTTCAAAACTGGCAGGTACCGAAAGAGGAATCACGGAACCTCAGCCATCTTTTTCACCGGCATTTGGTGAAGCATTCCTGACATTGCATCCGACCATGTATTCAAAAACGTTGATCGGAAAAATGAAAGAGCACGGAGCTAAAGCATACCTTGTCAATACAGGCTGGAACGGGACAGGAAAAAGAATTTCTCTAAAAGATACCAGAGCGATTATCGATTCGATCATTGACGGTTCTATTGAAAACGCTCCGAAAACAAGAATCCCAATCATGAATCTTGAAGTTCCTACAGAATTACCGAATGTTTCTGAAGGAATTTTAGATCCCAGGGATTCTTACAGCAATGTGGCTGAATGGGAAGAAAAAGCAA
- a CDS encoding RagB/SusD family nutrient uptake outer membrane protein, protein MKRIINTVLILATLSAASVTMNSCQDAIDIVQPGQVGEDELFVSVANMNEFLIGSVYGSLDTNNEIYLGAVITDEVKPGSGSGGQEFQLHRYFLDPSEGLTGSIWLGHYFTINRINRLIEGATKITPNGTAETNQYNSILAQARAIRAFCYLQLESYFSTDMKNPNALGVMLVKDVPATDAQLPRVKNQDIYDFIKADLDYARGVLTANGTTQYYADKNFVSALSARFNLYIGNTALAKQYAQETINNSGLVLTTAMPIEGTNPYSGAVSGPFNQTLNVAQSSAWNIAFYGGTSTANGNGLNGSFNPYRNMWADRTRGEIVFALNRLPAGAGSSIGTRWNTNTSQVSGVPMWFLGRNLYNLINVPGDIRRWAYVDPSALPSTNYQNVSSTADRIVIDKYPGKTSAPTRNDLKIFRLSEMYFIVAEAEVAANNLTAAAAAVQQVRVARNFNGTAVTPAYTNTQIAYADILKERRVELALEGHRYIDLKRLATLAGVTMDRNAKDDIVAVTNLPNDSYKYTLPIPIQETAGNPNIQQNPGYY, encoded by the coding sequence ATGAAAAGAATAATAAATACAGTATTAATTTTAGCAACTCTTTCGGCCGCAAGTGTCACTATGAATAGTTGCCAGGATGCCATTGATATCGTTCAGCCAGGACAGGTAGGAGAAGATGAGCTTTTTGTTAGTGTAGCTAACATGAATGAATTCTTGATCGGATCTGTATATGGAAGTCTTGATACAAATAATGAAATTTACCTTGGAGCTGTAATCACCGACGAGGTTAAGCCAGGAAGTGGTAGTGGTGGACAGGAATTTCAACTACACAGATATTTTCTTGATCCTTCAGAAGGTTTGACAGGATCTATCTGGTTAGGTCACTATTTTACAATCAACAGAATTAATAGATTAATCGAAGGAGCAACGAAGATTACTCCTAACGGTACAGCTGAAACTAATCAATACAACAGTATTTTAGCTCAAGCTAGAGCTATCAGAGCATTCTGTTATTTACAGTTAGAGTCTTATTTCTCTACTGATATGAAGAATCCTAATGCATTAGGAGTTATGCTAGTGAAAGATGTACCAGCTACTGATGCTCAGTTACCTAGAGTGAAAAATCAGGATATCTATGACTTTATTAAAGCTGACTTAGATTATGCTAGAGGTGTTTTAACTGCTAACGGTACAACACAATATTATGCTGATAAAAACTTTGTAAGCGCACTATCTGCAAGATTCAATCTTTATATTGGGAATACTGCGCTAGCTAAGCAATATGCTCAGGAAACGATTAATAATTCAGGGTTAGTACTTACTACAGCCATGCCTATTGAAGGTACCAATCCTTATTCAGGTGCTGTTTCAGGACCTTTTAATCAAACACTTAATGTTGCTCAGTCTAGTGCTTGGAATATAGCATTTTATGGAGGAACATCGACTGCAAATGGAAACGGACTGAACGGTTCATTCAATCCTTATAGAAATATGTGGGCAGATCGTACCAGAGGGGAAATTGTATTCGCATTAAATAGATTGCCTGCCGGTGCTGGAAGCAGCATTGGAACAAGATGGAATACAAACACCTCGCAAGTATCTGGTGTTCCTATGTGGTTCTTAGGAAGAAACTTATATAATTTAATTAATGTACCGGGAGATATCAGAAGATGGGCATACGTAGATCCTTCTGCTTTACCAAGTACAAATTACCAGAATGTGTCTTCCACTGCTGATAGAATTGTTATTGACAAATATCCGGGTAAAACCAGCGCGCCTACAAGAAATGATCTTAAAATATTTAGATTGTCTGAAATGTATTTTATCGTAGCTGAAGCTGAAGTAGCTGCCAATAATTTAACTGCTGCTGCTGCTGCTGTACAACAAGTAAGAGTTGCTAGAAACTTTAATGGTACTGCTGTAACTCCCGCTTATACAAATACTCAGATCGCTTATGCTGATATTTTGAAAGAACGTAGAGTTGAGCTAGCCTTAGAGGGTCACCGTTATATTGACTTGAAAAGATTGGCAACACTCGCAGGTGTTACTATGGATAGAAATGCTAAGGATGATATTGTTGCTGTTACTAATCTTCCAAATGATAGCTACAAGTATACCTTACCAATTCCTATTCAGGAAACTGCCGGTAACCCAAATATCCAGCAAAACCCAGGTTATTATTAA
- a CDS encoding LysM peptidoglycan-binding domain-containing protein produces the protein MIKRFFILSGLCMMLGVSAQKSHTVVKGDTPYNIAKKYGLTVDELYKLNPKVKDGKLALGDILTVKTEKAAAAAAPKTGVASKPVNNSQVGKIVLQPKQTIYGLTKQYRISETDLRKLNPELDSHMKIGDEITLPLESIKKYGGDQQQSIAAASKPAERAVEIQTADHQATEGEYVVQSKDNYYRISRQFNITKEELFELNPGLEERGLKPGESIKVKGATSGTTAVAETSSKAKVDAGNERSSSTTTTAVGDDYVTYTVQQGDTVFSIVNKFGISIDDLIALNPDLSNGLKSGMILKIKKLDPAYVKKNGDALSVVLMLPFGYSTNETQYRTMATDFLTGAKLAIERNARNGQKLDVKIVDSGNEASFRNSLTQINPDNTDLIIGPFFKSNVVDVLDFTKNQKIPIVAPFANSPELYNYSNLIIVETNDQTYADKIIDEVKSAYSDQKVYIVADAKKDNANYIKAGLEKALKTPNVIIVNSPADIQLDQNMMTGQSAPVIAVLANDNGTAGDAFASRVIALSKEVQGVKAFSMYYSPVFEKKVDELSQANLVYLMDRKINAEGSFEKEILAAYKSKYCKTPPKYAVIGFDVVNDMLSRENRKGEIFRQINKVQTQLATKFEFVKSKANGAYVNTGYRVIRLVP, from the coding sequence ATGATAAAGAGGTTTTTTATTCTATCCGGTTTATGTATGATGTTGGGAGTATCTGCTCAGAAATCGCATACCGTTGTAAAAGGAGATACTCCTTACAATATTGCCAAAAAGTACGGACTCACTGTAGATGAATTGTATAAGCTGAATCCGAAGGTGAAAGATGGTAAGCTGGCGCTTGGAGATATTTTAACCGTCAAAACTGAGAAAGCTGCAGCAGCTGCAGCACCTAAAACAGGGGTAGCTTCAAAGCCGGTGAATAATTCTCAGGTTGGAAAAATTGTGTTACAGCCTAAGCAGACCATCTACGGACTTACAAAACAATACCGCATTTCTGAAACCGATTTAAGAAAACTGAATCCCGAATTGGATTCCCATATGAAAATCGGAGATGAAATCACTTTACCTCTTGAAAGTATCAAAAAATATGGTGGTGACCAGCAGCAAAGTATTGCTGCAGCTTCCAAGCCTGCAGAAAGAGCTGTTGAGATACAGACCGCAGATCATCAGGCAACGGAAGGTGAATATGTGGTACAGTCGAAAGATAATTATTACAGAATTTCAAGACAATTTAATATTACCAAGGAAGAGCTCTTTGAGCTCAATCCGGGATTGGAAGAAAGAGGCCTGAAGCCGGGAGAATCAATTAAAGTGAAAGGAGCTACTTCCGGAACTACAGCTGTTGCGGAGACCAGTTCAAAAGCAAAAGTAGATGCCGGTAACGAAAGATCTTCCTCCACTACCACTACGGCTGTAGGAGATGATTATGTGACCTATACCGTTCAGCAGGGAGATACCGTTTTCTCTATTGTCAATAAGTTCGGTATTTCTATCGATGACTTAATCGCTTTAAATCCTGATTTATCTAACGGACTAAAATCAGGAATGATTTTAAAAATTAAAAAGCTTGATCCTGCTTACGTTAAGAAAAATGGTGATGCCCTGAGCGTTGTGCTAATGTTACCTTTCGGATACAGTACCAACGAAACTCAGTATCGGACCATGGCAACTGATTTCTTGACAGGAGCAAAGCTGGCTATTGAAAGAAATGCCAGAAACGGACAGAAATTAGATGTGAAAATAGTGGATTCGGGAAATGAAGCATCCTTCCGAAATTCACTGACTCAAATAAATCCGGATAATACAGACCTGATTATCGGACCATTCTTTAAATCAAATGTCGTTGACGTACTCGACTTCACTAAAAATCAGAAAATCCCGATCGTAGCGCCATTTGCCAACTCTCCGGAATTATACAATTACAGCAATCTGATTATTGTGGAAACCAATGATCAGACCTATGCGGATAAAATTATTGATGAAGTGAAATCGGCGTATTCTGATCAGAAAGTCTATATCGTTGCAGACGCTAAAAAAGACAATGCCAATTATATTAAAGCAGGCCTTGAAAAAGCATTAAAAACGCCCAATGTAATCATTGTAAATTCACCGGCAGATATCCAGCTGGATCAGAATATGATGACGGGGCAATCGGCTCCTGTGATTGCTGTTTTAGCAAATGATAATGGAACGGCCGGAGATGCTTTTGCGAGCAGGGTTATTGCCTTATCCAAAGAAGTACAGGGAGTGAAAGCTTTCAGTATGTATTACTCACCGGTTTTTGAAAAGAAAGTGGATGAGCTGAGCCAGGCAAATCTGGTGTATCTGATGGACAGAAAGATCAACGCAGAAGGTAGTTTTGAAAAAGAAATTCTCGCAGCTTATAAAAGTAAATATTGCAAGACGCCTCCAAAATATGCTGTTATCGGCTTTGATGTAGTAAATGACATGCTGAGCAGAGAAAACAGAAAAGGAGAAATCTTCAGACAGATCAATAAAGTTCAGACTCAGTTGGCAACCAAATTTGAGTTTGTAAAATCAAAAGCAAACGGAGCTTACGTAAATACAGGTTACAGGGTTATCAGACTGGTTCCCTAA
- the bshC gene encoding bacillithiol biosynthesis cysteine-adding enzyme BshC has protein sequence MKTINKISFNDIESIPQLVKDFLNQKIEGFEENIFSFDNFKKQIHLKQSSFTEEQREVLYKVFIDQSKNLSLSSGQKENIESLRRSDTFTITTGHQLNLFSGPVFFVYKILQTIKTCRDLKESFPDFNFVPVYWMASEDHDFAEINHFKTENNYYENNEKPGGPVGRIKISDTYFISEFEKEFKDSIFGTELILMLKEAYQPGNTLTTAIRTLVNRLFSEFGLLILDGDSIDLKKQISNTFKGELLHFSLYKNTKEKVDFLTAKYGKVQVNPREINLFYLSETRDRIDFDGTHYHIVDRNIQFTEEEILTELENFPEKFSPNALMRPVYQETVLPNLAYIGGNAEIMYWLELKDYFSKINIPFPILIPRNSMLFLKEKTLGKIEKLELKVEDFFHNFTTITNNKILNNNDILKLLEEKEDLLAKQFSDLKAAAETTEQSFGNMVKAEEVRQLKSFKRLKKRLLHAEKIKQTELLERLENLFLDVHPSKTWQERVYNFSVFFADYGYSWLETCLEEMEIRESKLIIVAI, from the coding sequence TTGAAAACAATTAATAAAATATCGTTCAACGATATAGAGAGTATTCCTCAGCTTGTCAAAGATTTTTTAAATCAGAAAATAGAGGGTTTTGAAGAAAATATTTTTTCTTTTGATAATTTTAAAAAACAGATTCACCTCAAACAAAGCTCTTTTACAGAGGAACAGAGAGAGGTTTTATACAAAGTGTTCATCGACCAGTCAAAAAACCTTTCGCTTTCTTCAGGACAAAAAGAAAATATCGAAAGTCTCAGGCGGTCTGATACCTTTACCATCACCACCGGACATCAGCTCAACTTATTTTCGGGACCGGTTTTTTTCGTTTATAAAATCTTACAGACCATTAAAACGTGCCGTGATTTAAAAGAAAGCTTTCCTGATTTTAATTTTGTTCCAGTCTATTGGATGGCTTCGGAAGATCATGATTTTGCCGAGATCAACCATTTTAAAACAGAGAATAACTATTACGAAAACAACGAAAAACCCGGCGGTCCGGTTGGGAGAATAAAGATCAGCGATACTTATTTCATTTCTGAATTTGAAAAAGAATTTAAAGATTCGATCTTCGGAACCGAACTGATTTTGATGTTAAAAGAGGCATATCAACCGGGAAATACGCTGACAACAGCCATCAGAACTCTGGTAAACCGTCTTTTTTCAGAATTTGGATTACTCATTCTTGACGGAGACTCTATAGACCTCAAAAAACAGATCAGCAATACTTTTAAAGGAGAGCTCCTTCATTTCAGCTTATATAAAAATACAAAAGAAAAAGTAGATTTCTTAACGGCAAAGTATGGTAAGGTACAGGTAAATCCACGTGAGATCAATCTTTTTTATTTATCTGAAACAAGAGACAGAATAGATTTCGACGGAACACACTACCATATCGTAGACCGGAACATTCAGTTTACAGAAGAAGAAATTTTAACCGAGCTGGAGAACTTTCCGGAAAAATTCAGTCCCAATGCGCTGATGCGACCGGTTTATCAGGAAACGGTCCTGCCTAATCTGGCTTACATCGGGGGCAATGCTGAAATCATGTACTGGCTCGAACTTAAGGACTATTTTTCGAAAATTAATATTCCTTTTCCGATTCTAATTCCAAGAAATTCTATGCTCTTTCTGAAAGAAAAAACATTAGGTAAAATTGAAAAACTGGAACTGAAAGTTGAAGATTTCTTCCATAATTTTACTACGATCACCAACAATAAGATATTAAATAATAATGACATTCTGAAATTGCTTGAAGAGAAGGAGGATCTCCTTGCAAAGCAGTTTTCCGATTTAAAAGCGGCCGCTGAAACGACCGAACAGTCCTTTGGAAATATGGTAAAGGCAGAAGAAGTAAGACAGCTGAAATCCTTTAAAAGATTAAAAAAACGTCTTCTTCATGCCGAAAAAATAAAACAGACTGAATTGTTAGAAAGACTGGAAAATCTCTTTTTAGATGTACATCCTTCTAAAACCTGGCAGGAAAGGGTTTATAATTTTAGCGTATTCTTCGCAGATTATGGATATTCATGGCTTGAAACTTGTTTAGAAGAGATGGAAATAAGGGAGTCCAAACTAATAATTGTTGCCATTTAA
- a CDS encoding GYDIA family GHMP kinase translates to MSGIFSPGKLMLTSEYFAMDGALVLAVPTRLGQELSFYQKDDQKSLIFWEAYHQNKLWLKAVIDYKSWQIVETNIPSGAEFILKTLKNVQALSAIRFRNDFTYHLTTNLQFPANYGLGSSSTLMNNLAEWAEIDPFFLNKISLGGSGYDIAVAKEKSAVLFRNVPEISYEKVNFSPPFKNELIFIHLNQKQDSREGISFYRSKEKSQKRVDEFSDLTRNILLCNELENFSELLFIHEQKISDFLEIPTVRQQFFPDCPVFIKSLGAWGGDFVMSSKFEGYQDYFWGKGFNTIFDWNELII, encoded by the coding sequence ATGAGCGGAATATTTTCACCGGGAAAGCTTATGCTTACTTCAGAATATTTCGCAATGGACGGAGCTCTTGTCTTAGCAGTACCTACCAGGCTGGGACAAGAGCTTTCCTTTTATCAAAAGGATGATCAGAAATCTTTGATTTTTTGGGAAGCCTATCATCAGAACAAATTATGGCTGAAAGCGGTCATTGATTATAAAAGCTGGCAGATTGTAGAAACCAATATTCCGTCAGGTGCTGAATTTATCCTGAAGACCTTAAAGAACGTTCAGGCACTCTCAGCCATTCGATTCAGAAACGACTTCACGTATCATTTAACAACCAACCTTCAGTTTCCTGCCAATTACGGACTTGGAAGCAGTTCTACCTTAATGAATAATCTCGCGGAATGGGCAGAGATCGATCCTTTCTTTCTTAATAAGATAAGTCTGGGTGGAAGCGGTTACGATATAGCAGTTGCTAAAGAGAAATCAGCAGTGCTTTTCCGGAACGTTCCTGAGATTAGTTATGAAAAGGTGAATTTCAGTCCTCCTTTCAAAAATGAGCTTATTTTCATTCACCTGAATCAAAAACAGGACAGCCGTGAAGGAATCAGTTTTTACAGGTCAAAAGAGAAGTCTCAAAAACGGGTTGATGAATTTTCGGATCTCACAAGAAATATTTTGCTATGTAACGAATTGGAAAATTTTTCTGAACTCCTGTTCATTCATGAGCAAAAAATATCCGATTTCCTTGAAATTCCCACAGTGAGACAACAGTTTTTTCCCGATTGTCCGGTTTTTATTAAAAGTTTGGGAGCATGGGGCGGAGATTTTGTAATGAGCTCAAAATTTGAAGGCTATCAGGACTATTTTTGGGGAAAAGGTTTTAACACTATTTTCGACTGGAATGAATTAATTATTTGA
- the fabD gene encoding ACP S-malonyltransferase, whose product MKALVFPGQGSQFVGMGKELYDSRKDIKDMMESANEILGFDILSLMFNGTDEDLKKTEVTQPSIFIHSVAALKAVNGLGAEMVAGHSLGEFSALVANGVLSFDDGLKLVSERAKAMQDACNANPSSMAAILGLEDARVEEICAQINGVVVPANYNCPGQLVISGETAAVEEACAQLKEAGAKRALMLPVNGAFHSPLMQPAQERLAAAIEKTKFRNATIPVYQNITTTAITNPEEIKQNLIAQLTGPVKWTQSVQKMIKDGATNFIEVGPGKTLQGLIKKIDSSVDVASAI is encoded by the coding sequence ATGAAAGCACTTGTATTTCCTGGGCAGGGTTCTCAGTTTGTAGGAATGGGGAAAGAATTGTATGATTCCAGAAAAGACATTAAGGACATGATGGAATCTGCCAATGAAATTTTAGGGTTTGATATCCTTTCCCTTATGTTTAATGGAACAGATGAAGACCTGAAAAAAACAGAAGTTACCCAGCCTTCTATTTTTATACATTCCGTAGCTGCGCTGAAAGCAGTAAACGGTCTTGGAGCCGAAATGGTAGCAGGACATTCTTTAGGAGAATTTTCAGCATTGGTAGCCAACGGCGTTTTGTCCTTTGATGACGGGCTGAAATTGGTTTCTGAAAGAGCGAAAGCTATGCAGGATGCCTGTAATGCCAATCCAAGTTCAATGGCTGCAATCTTAGGATTGGAAGATGCCAGAGTGGAAGAGATCTGCGCCCAGATCAATGGGGTAGTAGTTCCTGCCAATTATAACTGTCCCGGACAATTGGTGATTTCGGGAGAAACGGCCGCTGTAGAAGAAGCCTGTGCTCAATTAAAAGAAGCAGGAGCAAAAAGAGCCTTAATGCTGCCTGTAAACGGAGCTTTTCATTCTCCACTAATGCAGCCTGCACAGGAAAGACTGGCGGCAGCGATTGAGAAAACAAAATTCAGAAATGCGACCATTCCTGTATATCAGAATATTACGACGACAGCGATTACAAATCCTGAAGAAATAAAACAGAACCTTATTGCACAGCTTACGGGTCCGGTAAAATGGACACAGTCTGTTCAGAAGATGATTAAGGACGGAGCAACCAACTTTATCGAAGTGGGTCCCGGAAAAACCCTTCAGGGATTAATTAAAAAAATCGATTCTTCTGTAGACGTTGCATCAGCAATCTAA
- a CDS encoding putative porin encodes MKYILAFLIFFSFISQAQVVNKTDFNQLPKEEDTLVIDSGKKDSMKIFKPTINDYQYQTQFSEKKVFDTVMTFDKTYIFSQYNNRDNFGRVQFANVGSGFNPLSYEVNAEENLSLLPANKSYGILGISDVKYYDVKTPTAAFIYHNSMKNGAVLKSTYTQNIGKRFNFALEYMGLRSQGLYRNSLAANNNTLFSGHYTSKSGNYEVFAHYLHQNVNNQENGGIVADSLFMSGDSDFRNRTNAQINLTGTSSQFSYRRYYLTHQFAPFNSEKIPFKIRHTISNQGNKYYYHQDALEPYLYDDESQLVSGFPLSTKKYSNNFSNTVSMVWDNEKFKLDAGVRYQMLKFGTTELVSPNFDIPSEMKESRIGAVGNLQVKLFDKIQLNSFLEFSNGSQFGSYVKTTNQLKFEPVKDYFVNARVNFQSASPSFNYLVNTSVYNNFNYYLQDAKNQAITEIGGSINLKWFKTELFANYFRIDNYTYFDAESMPAQSESPLNISQIGGDATFSYRNFHLNTRLQFQNALTNKELLPMPGFIGRANFFYQSKAFKNAAEIQAGIKVYYFSKFASREYFPVLNDYILPGTNSFSIGGQPIADVYINMKVKKMFFFIEGQQVGTLLSHNKAYAFPHYPVYDFRLNIGIVWYLFN; translated from the coding sequence ATGAAGTATATACTTGCATTTCTGATTTTCTTTAGTTTTATATCTCAGGCACAGGTAGTTAATAAAACAGATTTTAATCAGCTTCCTAAAGAAGAAGACACTTTAGTCATCGATTCCGGAAAAAAGGATTCTATGAAAATATTTAAGCCTACGATTAATGATTATCAGTATCAGACCCAGTTTTCGGAGAAAAAGGTTTTTGATACCGTAATGACTTTTGATAAGACCTATATATTTTCTCAATATAACAACAGAGATAATTTCGGACGGGTGCAGTTTGCCAACGTGGGGTCAGGATTTAATCCGCTGTCTTATGAGGTGAATGCCGAAGAAAATTTGTCATTGCTGCCTGCCAATAAATCTTATGGGATTCTAGGGATAAGTGATGTTAAATATTATGATGTAAAAACGCCCACCGCCGCATTCATCTATCATAACTCAATGAAAAACGGAGCCGTTCTGAAATCTACTTATACCCAGAATATCGGGAAAAGGTTCAATTTTGCCTTAGAGTACATGGGACTGCGTTCACAAGGTCTCTACAGAAATTCCCTGGCTGCCAATAACAATACCCTATTTTCAGGACATTATACTTCTAAAAGCGGAAATTATGAAGTATTCGCCCACTATCTGCATCAAAATGTAAATAACCAGGAAAATGGAGGAATTGTCGCAGACAGCCTTTTCATGAGTGGCGACAGTGATTTTAGAAACAGGACGAACGCACAGATAAATCTTACCGGAACAAGTTCCCAGTTTTCCTACAGGAGATATTATCTGACTCATCAGTTTGCGCCTTTTAATTCAGAAAAGATTCCTTTTAAAATAAGACATACGATATCAAACCAAGGGAATAAATATTATTACCATCAGGATGCTTTAGAACCATATTTGTACGATGACGAATCTCAGCTTGTTTCAGGATTCCCGTTATCAACAAAGAAATATTCCAATAATTTCAGCAATACCGTAAGTATGGTCTGGGATAATGAAAAGTTTAAACTGGATGCCGGGGTCCGGTACCAGATGTTAAAGTTCGGAACCACAGAACTGGTATCTCCTAATTTTGATATTCCCAGTGAAATGAAGGAAAGCAGGATAGGAGCGGTTGGCAATCTGCAGGTAAAGCTGTTTGATAAAATACAGCTCAATTCATTCCTGGAGTTTTCAAACGGAAGTCAGTTCGGAAGTTACGTGAAAACGACCAATCAGCTAAAGTTTGAGCCGGTCAAAGATTATTTTGTCAATGCCAGGGTTAATTTTCAGAGCGCATCACCATCATTTAATTACCTTGTCAATACTTCTGTGTATAATAATTTTAATTATTACTTACAGGACGCCAAAAACCAGGCAATCACGGAAATCGGGGGGAGCATCAATTTAAAGTGGTTTAAGACAGAACTCTTTGCCAACTACTTCAGGATCGATAACTATACCTATTTTGATGCCGAATCGATGCCTGCCCAGAGTGAAAGTCCCCTGAATATTTCTCAGATTGGAGGTGACGCGACTTTCAGCTACAGAAATTTTCACCTGAACACAAGATTGCAGTTCCAGAACGCACTGACGAACAAAGAACTTTTACCAATGCCCGGTTTTATAGGAAGAGCCAATTTCTTCTATCAGTCAAAGGCCTTTAAAAATGCTGCTGAAATCCAGGCGGGAATAAAAGTATATTATTTCTCTAAATTTGCTTCCAGAGAATATTTTCCGGTTCTTAATGACTATATTTTACCGGGAACAAATTCTTTTTCCATCGGTGGGCAGCCTATCGCTGATGTGTATATTAATATGAAGGTGAAAAAGATGTTCTTTTTTATAGAAGGACAACAGGTCGGGACGCTTTTGTCTCACAATAAAGCCTATGCATTTCCCCATTATCCGGTCTATGATTTTAGATTAAATATCGGAATTGTGTGGTATTTGTTCAACTAA